A window from Candidatus Fusobacterium pullicola encodes these proteins:
- a CDS encoding LptF/LptG family permease: protein MKLIDKYILNEIKIPVLFGVSLFTFIFLIDIIVAMMENIIVKGISIIDVIRILSFYLPPILSQTIPMGIFLGIMLTFSKFTRTSEATAMSAVGMSLKDIVKPVFIAACCITLFIFFLQESIIPRSMTKLQFLTAKIAYENPVFQLKEKTFIDEVDEYNLYIDRMDGKDKIAKGILIFQKAEDKPFPTVVVGEEAYWKDSAMVLKNSKFYNFNDKGKEVLRGEFDEKRIPLAAYFSEIEIKVKDLEAMGIGKLLKEMKDKSPAEQIPYKVEINKKLAVPLSTIMLSLLGVFLSIGHHRSGKGANFALSLIVIFSYITCLNVGMVMATKGIVPAFIGVWIPNIILFLLTLFMYKKKAEVI, encoded by the coding sequence ATTTTAAATGAGATAAAGATACCAGTTCTCTTTGGAGTTTCATTATTTACATTTATATTTTTAATAGATATCATAGTAGCTATGATGGAAAATATTATAGTAAAAGGAATTTCGATCATAGATGTAATAAGAATTTTGTCTTTTTATCTTCCACCAATTTTATCCCAAACTATACCGATGGGGATATTTTTAGGAATAATGTTGACATTTTCTAAGTTTACTAGAACAAGTGAGGCAACAGCAATGAGTGCAGTTGGAATGTCTTTAAAAGATATAGTTAAGCCTGTCTTTATAGCAGCTTGCTGTATAACACTTTTTATCTTTTTTTTACAAGAGAGTATAATTCCAAGATCTATGACTAAATTACAGTTTTTAACTGCTAAGATAGCTTATGAAAATCCTGTATTCCAGTTAAAAGAGAAAACATTTATTGATGAAGTAGATGAGTATAATCTTTATATAGATAGAATGGATGGAAAAGATAAGATTGCAAAGGGGATTTTAATATTTCAAAAAGCTGAAGATAAGCCATTTCCTACAGTTGTAGTTGGGGAGGAAGCTTATTGGAAAGATTCGGCAATGGTATTAAAGAACTCAAAATTTTATAACTTCAATGATAAGGGAAAAGAGGTTTTAAGAGGAGAGTTTGATGAGAAGAGAATACCTTTAGCCGCTTACTTTAGTGAGATAGAGATAAAGGTAAAAGATTTAGAGGCTATGGGAATTGGTAAACTTTTAAAGGAGATGAAAGACAAATCACCAGCTGAACAGATACCATATAAAGTAGAGATAAATAAAAAGTTAGCAGTACCATTATCAACAATTATGCTATCTCTATTGGGAGTATTTCTATCTATAGGACATCATAGAAGTGGAAAGGGAGCTAATTTTGCTCTAAGTCTAATAGTAATATTTTCATATATCACTTGCCTAAATGTAGGAATGGTAATGGCAACAAAGGGAATAGTTCCTGCTTTTATAGGAGTATGGATACCAAATATAATACTTTTCCTACTGACTCTATTTATGTATAAGAAAAAAGCAGAGGTGATATAG
- a CDS encoding LptF/LptG family permease, which yields MRIIDRYISKNFIKSFMLSLMAFMGIFIVSQLFRVVKYLSDGRFTPSDAVYYIVTLLPRTFIDVAPLAILLGSMMTISSMASNLEIISLKTSGIKFKRIVLFPIIISGIISGVVFFVNDTLYPISLKINRDLRSGEVQKRVAPVEKRNAFLRGEDSNYIYLMQKINRESGLAENIEIIDMNENFNRVERIITAPQGRYNFTKKVWVLKDANIYYGYDNKKSESKEYFSENKYKDNPENFITLTVEPRTLTIKELKKTIREMKSIGGDTRELLVELANRYSFPFASFVISFLGLALGGRYVRGTSAVSLGVCVLLGYGYYVVQASFEAMSSNGFLNPFVGGWIPNIIFLVVGIYLMNKAEY from the coding sequence GTGAGAATTATAGATAGATATATCAGTAAAAATTTCATAAAATCCTTTATGTTGAGCTTAATGGCTTTTATGGGAATATTTATAGTTAGCCAGCTTTTTAGAGTTGTGAAATATCTGAGTGATGGAAGATTTACTCCAAGTGATGCTGTATATTATATAGTAACTCTTCTTCCTAGAACTTTTATTGATGTTGCTCCTCTAGCTATACTATTGGGAAGTATGATGACAATAAGTAGTATGGCTTCAAATCTTGAAATAATATCTCTTAAAACATCTGGAATAAAATTTAAGAGAATAGTTTTATTCCCAATAATAATTTCAGGTATAATATCTGGAGTAGTATTCTTTGTAAATGATACTTTGTATCCTATCTCTTTAAAGATAAATAGAGATTTAAGAAGTGGAGAGGTACAAAAAAGAGTTGCTCCTGTTGAAAAAAGAAATGCCTTCTTAAGAGGAGAGGATTCTAACTATATCTATTTGATGCAAAAAATAAATAGAGAGAGTGGATTAGCTGAAAATATAGAGATAATAGATATGAATGAAAATTTTAATAGAGTAGAGAGAATAATAACTGCCCCTCAAGGAAGATACAATTTTACAAAAAAAGTATGGGTATTAAAAGATGCTAATATCTATTATGGATATGATAATAAAAAATCTGAAAGTAAGGAGTATTTTTCAGAAAATAAATATAAAGATAATCCAGAAAATTTCATAACTTTAACAGTTGAACCTAGAACACTTACAATAAAAGAGTTAAAAAAGACTATTAGAGAGATGAAGAGCATAGGTGGAGATACAAGAGAGTTATTAGTTGAATTAGCAAATAGATACTCTTTCCCATTTGCAAGTTTTGTAATTTCATTTTTAGGACTTGCTTTAGGCGGAAGATATGTAAGGGGAACTTCGGCAGTAAGTTTAGGAGTTTGTGTCTTACTTGGATACGGATACTATGTTGTACAAGCTTCGTTTGAAGCTATGAGTTCAAATGGATTTTTAAATCCATTTGTAGGTGGATGGATTCCAAATATAATATTTTTAGTTGTTGGAATATATCTTATGAATAAAGCAGAATACTAG